The following proteins are encoded in a genomic region of Primulina huaijiensis isolate GDHJ02 chromosome 3, ASM1229523v2, whole genome shotgun sequence:
- the LOC140972757 gene encoding zinc finger CCCH domain-containing protein 48-like isoform X2 — MASKTANRCSVFSRLEGQNAKNQVCSFWLAGKCNRNPCRFMHRESPPPQPQHHHPLASCDSRSEVSHKLTWKNPNYCSAKKGILSANERNRSNGNRDLQTQQKVSNAVTAESEINRVEKVQPKQCKYWITGNCVLGDKCKDMHSWFCGSGLMVLTKLQGHDKAMSGVALPFGCDKLFSAGKDKCIRTWDCNSGQCVGSVDIDSDIGCLINEGPWVFVGLPNSVKAWNFQTQAEFTLNGFVGQVHCLIADNDLLFAGIEDGTILVWKWDPEANTPKPTAMLKGHNGAICSFIIGGKKLYSGSKDHTIRAWDLETLQCVQILSGHTGDVTSLLCWDRYLLSTSLDNTLKIWAATESGIIEVVSELKECGFLAIRGMHDVEDKPVLLCSCKDNSVRLYDLPSFEERGRIFTRGEAKVVETGIERLFFIGDDTGDLTVCRLQ; from the exons ATGGCGAGCAAGACCGCAAACAGATGCTCAGTTTTTTCTCGTCTTGAGGGGCAGAATGCGAAAAACCAAGTATGCTCCTTTTGGTTGGCTGGAAAATGCAACCGCAATCCATGCAGATTCATGCACAGAGAATCGCCACCGCCACAACCACAGCATCACCATCCGTTGGCATCTTGTGACAGCCGCAGCGAAGTATCCCATAAATTGACCTGGAAGAATCCCAACTACTGCAGTGCCAAAAAGGGCATTCTTTCAGCTAATGAAAGAAATAGGTCTAATGGAAATAGAGACCTACAGACTCAGCAGAAGGTTTCGAATGCTGTGACAGCTGAATCTGAAATCAACCGTGTAGAAAAAGTACAGCCAAAGCAATGCAAATATTGGATTACTGGCAATTGCGTGCTTGGCGACAAGTGCAAGGATATGCACTCTTGGTTTTGTGGTTCAGGATTGATGGTGTTGACAAAATTACAAGGCCATGATAAG GCCATGTCTGGAGTTGCTCTTCCTTTTGGCTGTGACAAGCTATTCTCAGCTGGCAAGGATAAATGTATCCGCACTTGGGACTGCAACAGTGGTCag TGTGTTGGTTCTGTTGATATTGATAGCGATATTGGGTGCTTGATCAATGAAGGTCCATGGGTGTTTGTTGGATTGCCAAATTCCGTGAAG GCCTGGAACTTCCAAACCCAAGCTGAGTTTACTCTCAATGGATTTGTTGGGCAAGTTCACTGCTTGATTGCTGATAATGACCTGCTCTTTGCTGGTATAGAG GATGGTACCATATTGGTTTGGAAATGGGATCCAGAGGCCAATACTCCTAAACCAACTGCCATGCTAAAGGGGCACAATGGTGCTATTTGTTCATTTATAATAGGGGGTAAGAAGCTCTATTCAGGTTCCAAGGACCATACCATAAGG GCCTGGGACCTTGAAACTTTGCAGTGTGTGCAAATATTAAGTGGGCACACCGGAGACGTGACATCTCTCCTTTGTTGGGACCGCTATCTACTCTCTACTTCTCTGGACAACACGCTAAAG ATTTGGGCTGCAACTGAGAGTGGGATTATAGAAGTGGTCTCTGAGCTCAAAGAATGT GGGTTTCTTGCCATCCGGGGCATGCATGATGTGGAAGATAAGCCTGTTCTTCTCTGCTCGTGCAAGGATAACTCTGTTCGCCTCTATGATCTACCTTC ATTTGAAGAAAGAGGCAGAATATTTACAAGAGGAGAAGCCAAAGTTGTTGAAACCGGCATTGAGAGACTGTTTTTCATCGGAGATGACACGGGGGATCTCACCGTCTGTAGACTGCAATGA
- the LOC140972757 gene encoding zinc finger CCCH domain-containing protein 48-like isoform X1 — protein sequence MINILIHLLFCFGLVVVMASKTANRCSVFSRLEGQNAKNQVCSFWLAGKCNRNPCRFMHRESPPPQPQHHHPLASCDSRSEVSHKLTWKNPNYCSAKKGILSANERNRSNGNRDLQTQQKVSNAVTAESEINRVEKVQPKQCKYWITGNCVLGDKCKDMHSWFCGSGLMVLTKLQGHDKAMSGVALPFGCDKLFSAGKDKCIRTWDCNSGQCVGSVDIDSDIGCLINEGPWVFVGLPNSVKAWNFQTQAEFTLNGFVGQVHCLIADNDLLFAGIEDGTILVWKWDPEANTPKPTAMLKGHNGAICSFIIGGKKLYSGSKDHTIRAWDLETLQCVQILSGHTGDVTSLLCWDRYLLSTSLDNTLKIWAATESGIIEVVSELKECGFLAIRGMHDVEDKPVLLCSCKDNSVRLYDLPSFEERGRIFTRGEAKVVETGIERLFFIGDDTGDLTVCRLQ from the exons ATGATAAAT ATTTTGATTcatcttttgttttgttttggctTAGTTGTTGTAATGGCGAGCAAGACCGCAAACAGATGCTCAGTTTTTTCTCGTCTTGAGGGGCAGAATGCGAAAAACCAAGTATGCTCCTTTTGGTTGGCTGGAAAATGCAACCGCAATCCATGCAGATTCATGCACAGAGAATCGCCACCGCCACAACCACAGCATCACCATCCGTTGGCATCTTGTGACAGCCGCAGCGAAGTATCCCATAAATTGACCTGGAAGAATCCCAACTACTGCAGTGCCAAAAAGGGCATTCTTTCAGCTAATGAAAGAAATAGGTCTAATGGAAATAGAGACCTACAGACTCAGCAGAAGGTTTCGAATGCTGTGACAGCTGAATCTGAAATCAACCGTGTAGAAAAAGTACAGCCAAAGCAATGCAAATATTGGATTACTGGCAATTGCGTGCTTGGCGACAAGTGCAAGGATATGCACTCTTGGTTTTGTGGTTCAGGATTGATGGTGTTGACAAAATTACAAGGCCATGATAAG GCCATGTCTGGAGTTGCTCTTCCTTTTGGCTGTGACAAGCTATTCTCAGCTGGCAAGGATAAATGTATCCGCACTTGGGACTGCAACAGTGGTCag TGTGTTGGTTCTGTTGATATTGATAGCGATATTGGGTGCTTGATCAATGAAGGTCCATGGGTGTTTGTTGGATTGCCAAATTCCGTGAAG GCCTGGAACTTCCAAACCCAAGCTGAGTTTACTCTCAATGGATTTGTTGGGCAAGTTCACTGCTTGATTGCTGATAATGACCTGCTCTTTGCTGGTATAGAG GATGGTACCATATTGGTTTGGAAATGGGATCCAGAGGCCAATACTCCTAAACCAACTGCCATGCTAAAGGGGCACAATGGTGCTATTTGTTCATTTATAATAGGGGGTAAGAAGCTCTATTCAGGTTCCAAGGACCATACCATAAGG GCCTGGGACCTTGAAACTTTGCAGTGTGTGCAAATATTAAGTGGGCACACCGGAGACGTGACATCTCTCCTTTGTTGGGACCGCTATCTACTCTCTACTTCTCTGGACAACACGCTAAAG ATTTGGGCTGCAACTGAGAGTGGGATTATAGAAGTGGTCTCTGAGCTCAAAGAATGT GGGTTTCTTGCCATCCGGGGCATGCATGATGTGGAAGATAAGCCTGTTCTTCTCTGCTCGTGCAAGGATAACTCTGTTCGCCTCTATGATCTACCTTC ATTTGAAGAAAGAGGCAGAATATTTACAAGAGGAGAAGCCAAAGTTGTTGAAACCGGCATTGAGAGACTGTTTTTCATCGGAGATGACACGGGGGATCTCACCGTCTGTAGACTGCAATGA
- the LOC140972755 gene encoding protein-ribulosamine 3-kinase, chloroplastic isoform X5 has translation MTVALSGTISFSSCIPSLSPPAPRCRFFYTGHKLLTVASMGADPIREWILSEGKATQITGTRSIGGGCINRATRYDSDAGSFFVKTNRSIGPEMFEGEALGLNAMYATGSIRVPKPLKVGQLPTGGSYIIMEYIEFGASRGNQSVLGRKLAEMHKAGKSGKGFGFDVDNTIGSTPQINTWTSDWIEFYGVHRLGYQLKLAQQRYGDYLIYEKGQRLVKNMAPLFEDAMIEPCLLHGDLWSGNVCSDKNGEPVILDPACYYGHSEAEFGMSWCAGFGGSFYDAYFEGSIR, from the exons ATGACCGTGGCGCTATCGGGAACCATTTCTTTCTCCTCCTGCATTCCTTCTTTGTCTCCGCCGGCTCCTCGCTGTCGATTCTTCTACACTGGGCACAAACTGCTGACCG TGGCGTCAATGGGTGCGGATCCAATCCGTGAGTGGATCTTATCTGAAGGCAAGGCGACTCAAATTACTGGCACTCGTTCAATTGGTGGTGGTTGCATCAATCGTGCCACTCGGTATGACTCAGATGCTGGCTCCTTCTTTGTTAAAACTAACAG GAGTATTGGGCCAGAGATGTTTGAAGGAGAGGCTTTAGGTCTTAATGCCATGTATGCAACTGGATCAATCCGTGTACCAAAACCATTAAAG GTTGGACAACTACCAACGGGTGGCTCATACATCATCATGGAGTATATCGAGTTTGGTGCATCTAGAGGCAATCAA TCTGTGCTTGGAAGGAAGCTTGCGGAAATGCATAAAGCAGGAAAATCTGGAAAAGGATTTGGTTTTGATGTCGATAATACAATtggcag CACTCCACAGATAAACACATGGACTTCGGACTGGATTGAATTTTATGGGGTACACAGGTTGGGTTACCAGTTGAAGTTGGCTCAACAACGGTATGGTGATTACCTAATTTATGAAAAAG GACAAAGGCTCGTAAAGAACATGGCACCTCTCTTTGAAGATGCTATGATTGAGCCATGCTTGTTACATGGAGACTTATGGAGCGGGAATGTTTGCTCTGACAAAAATGGCGAACCTGTCATACTCGACCCAGCTTGTTACT ATGGACATAGCGAGGCTGAATTTGGAATGTCGTGGTGTGCCGGATTTGGAGGATCGTTCTACGATGCCTACTTTGAG gGATCAATCAGGTGA
- the LOC140972755 gene encoding protein-ribulosamine 3-kinase, chloroplastic isoform X1 encodes MTVALSGTISFSSCIPSLSPPAPRCRFFYTGHKLLTVASMGADPIREWILSEGKATQITGTRSIGGGCINRATRYDSDAGSFFVKTNRSIGPEMFEGEALGLNAMYATGSIRVPKPLKVGQLPTGGSYIIMEYIEFGASRGNQSVLGRKLAEMHKAGKSGKGFGFDVDNTIGSTPQINTWTSDWIEFYGVHRLGYQLKLAQQRYGDYLIYEKGQRLVKNMAPLFEDAMIEPCLLHGDLWSGNVCSDKNGEPVILDPACYSREPTHVLADGHSEAEFGMSWCAGFGGSFYDAYFEVMPKQPGFEERRDLYMLYHYLNHYNLFGSGYRSSAMSIIDGYLQMLKANV; translated from the exons ATGACCGTGGCGCTATCGGGAACCATTTCTTTCTCCTCCTGCATTCCTTCTTTGTCTCCGCCGGCTCCTCGCTGTCGATTCTTCTACACTGGGCACAAACTGCTGACCG TGGCGTCAATGGGTGCGGATCCAATCCGTGAGTGGATCTTATCTGAAGGCAAGGCGACTCAAATTACTGGCACTCGTTCAATTGGTGGTGGTTGCATCAATCGTGCCACTCGGTATGACTCAGATGCTGGCTCCTTCTTTGTTAAAACTAACAG GAGTATTGGGCCAGAGATGTTTGAAGGAGAGGCTTTAGGTCTTAATGCCATGTATGCAACTGGATCAATCCGTGTACCAAAACCATTAAAG GTTGGACAACTACCAACGGGTGGCTCATACATCATCATGGAGTATATCGAGTTTGGTGCATCTAGAGGCAATCAA TCTGTGCTTGGAAGGAAGCTTGCGGAAATGCATAAAGCAGGAAAATCTGGAAAAGGATTTGGTTTTGATGTCGATAATACAATtggcag CACTCCACAGATAAACACATGGACTTCGGACTGGATTGAATTTTATGGGGTACACAGGTTGGGTTACCAGTTGAAGTTGGCTCAACAACGGTATGGTGATTACCTAATTTATGAAAAAG GACAAAGGCTCGTAAAGAACATGGCACCTCTCTTTGAAGATGCTATGATTGAGCCATGCTTGTTACATGGAGACTTATGGAGCGGGAATGTTTGCTCTGACAAAAATGGCGAACCTGTCATACTCGACCCAGCTTGTTACT CTCGCGAACCGACTCACGTCCTTGCAGATGGACATAGCGAGGCTGAATTTGGAATGTCGTGGTGTGCCGGATTTGGAGGATCGTTCTACGATGCCTACTTTGAG GTGATGCCTAAACAACCAGGTTTTGAGGAAAGGAGAGATCTTTACATGCTGTATCATTACTTGAATCATTATAATCTGTTCGGATCTGGTTATCGCTCGTCGGCCATGTCCATTATCGATGGCTACCTGCAGATGCTGAAAGCTAATGTTTGA
- the LOC140972756 gene encoding UDP-galactose/UDP-glucose transporter 2-like, translated as MKNEEQAWSLFGISLSGRPRWQQFLICCSGFFFGYLVNGICEEYVYNRLQFSYGWYFTFVQGWVYILLIYLQGFTTKQMVNPWKTYVKLSAVLMGSNGLTKGSLAFLNYPAQIMFKSTKVIPVMIMGSFIPGLRRKYPPHEYLSAVLLVVGLILFTLADAQTSPNFSVIGVLMVSGALIMDSFLGNLQEAIFTMNPETTQTEMLFCSTLVGMPFLIPPMLVTGELFKAWTACSEHLYVYGVLVFEAMATFIGQVSVLSLIALFGAATTAMITTARKAVTLLLSYMIFTKPLTEQHGSGLLLIAMGIVLKMLPDCKPSKQCATSNSHAKIETIPPREDGGFQTGIQEDEEKRPLV; from the exons atgaAGAATGAAGAGCAGGCGTGGTCCTTGTTCGGAATCTCACTTAGTGGACGGCCCAGATGGCAGCAGTTTCTTATCTGTTGTTCTGGTTTTTTCTTTGGGTACCTTGTTAATGGTATATGTGAG GAGTATGTTTACAACAGACTCCAATTCAG TTATGGATGGTACTTCACCTTTGTGCAAGGTTGGGTTTACATTTTACTGATTTATCTGCAAGGATTCACCACCAAGCAAATGGTGAATCCATGGAAGACTTATGTGAAGCTCTCTGCAGTGCTTATGGGTTCTAATGGACTTACGAAAGGTTCTCTGGCTTTTCTCAATTATCCGGCACAAATCATGTTCAAATCAACGAAG GTTATACCGGTGATGATAATGGGCTCTTTCATCCCTGGACTTAGACGAAAGTATCCGCCTCATGAATATTTATCTGCTGTACTTTTGGTAGTTGGCTTGATTCTTTTCACCTTAGCAGACGCCCAAACGTCTCCTAACTTCAGTGTGATCGGTGTCTTGATGGTATCTGGTGCATTGATTATGGATTCATTTCTTGGGAACTTACAAGAAGCTATCTTTACCATGAATCCTGAAACAACGCAG ACAGAAATGCTCTTCTGCTCGACCCTGGTTGGCATGCCTTTCTTGATCCCACCAATGCTGGTCACAGGAGAACTATTTAAGGCTTGGACTGCTTGCTCAGAA CATCTTTATGTATATGGAGTTCTTGTTTTTGAAGCCATGGCCACTTTTATTGGACAAGTGTCCGTCCTTTCTCTCATTGCTCTGTTTGGCGCGGCCACCACTGCCATG ATTACGACTGCTCGGAAAGCCGTCACATTATTGCTATCGTATATGATTTTCACCAAGCCTCTAACCGAACAACACGGAAGTGGGCTGTTGCTGATAGCAATGGGCATTGTGTTAAAGATGTTACCTGATTGCAAGCCTTCAAAGCAATGCGCAACATCTAATTCCCATGCCAAGATTGAAACTATACCGCCGAGGGAAGATGGCGGGTTTCAAACCGGGATTCAAGAAGATGAAGAGAAAAGACCTTTGGTTTGA
- the LOC140972755 gene encoding protein-ribulosamine 3-kinase, chloroplastic isoform X2 — MTVALSGTISFSSCIPSLSPPAPRCRFFYTGHKLLTVASMGADPIREWILSEGKATQITGTRSIGGGCINRATRYDSDAGSFFVKTNRSIGPEMFEGEALGLNAMYATGSIRVPKPLKVGQLPTGGSYIIMEYIEFGASRGNQSVLGRKLAEMHKAGKSGKGFGFDVDNTIGSTPQINTWTSDWIEFYGVHRLGYQLKLAQQRYGDYLIYEKGQRLVKNMAPLFEDAMIEPCLLHGDLWSGNVCSDKNGEPVILDPACYYGHSEAEFGMSWCAGFGGSFYDAYFEVMPKQPGFEERRDLYMLYHYLNHYNLFGSGYRSSAMSIIDGYLQMLKANV; from the exons ATGACCGTGGCGCTATCGGGAACCATTTCTTTCTCCTCCTGCATTCCTTCTTTGTCTCCGCCGGCTCCTCGCTGTCGATTCTTCTACACTGGGCACAAACTGCTGACCG TGGCGTCAATGGGTGCGGATCCAATCCGTGAGTGGATCTTATCTGAAGGCAAGGCGACTCAAATTACTGGCACTCGTTCAATTGGTGGTGGTTGCATCAATCGTGCCACTCGGTATGACTCAGATGCTGGCTCCTTCTTTGTTAAAACTAACAG GAGTATTGGGCCAGAGATGTTTGAAGGAGAGGCTTTAGGTCTTAATGCCATGTATGCAACTGGATCAATCCGTGTACCAAAACCATTAAAG GTTGGACAACTACCAACGGGTGGCTCATACATCATCATGGAGTATATCGAGTTTGGTGCATCTAGAGGCAATCAA TCTGTGCTTGGAAGGAAGCTTGCGGAAATGCATAAAGCAGGAAAATCTGGAAAAGGATTTGGTTTTGATGTCGATAATACAATtggcag CACTCCACAGATAAACACATGGACTTCGGACTGGATTGAATTTTATGGGGTACACAGGTTGGGTTACCAGTTGAAGTTGGCTCAACAACGGTATGGTGATTACCTAATTTATGAAAAAG GACAAAGGCTCGTAAAGAACATGGCACCTCTCTTTGAAGATGCTATGATTGAGCCATGCTTGTTACATGGAGACTTATGGAGCGGGAATGTTTGCTCTGACAAAAATGGCGAACCTGTCATACTCGACCCAGCTTGTTACT ATGGACATAGCGAGGCTGAATTTGGAATGTCGTGGTGTGCCGGATTTGGAGGATCGTTCTACGATGCCTACTTTGAG GTGATGCCTAAACAACCAGGTTTTGAGGAAAGGAGAGATCTTTACATGCTGTATCATTACTTGAATCATTATAATCTGTTCGGATCTGGTTATCGCTCGTCGGCCATGTCCATTATCGATGGCTACCTGCAGATGCTGAAAGCTAATGTTTGA
- the LOC140972755 gene encoding protein-ribulosamine 3-kinase, chloroplastic isoform X3: MTVALSGTISFSSCIPSLSPPAPRCRFFYTGHKLLTVASMGADPIREWILSEGKATQITGTRSIGGGCINRATRSIGPEMFEGEALGLNAMYATGSIRVPKPLKVGQLPTGGSYIIMEYIEFGASRGNQSVLGRKLAEMHKAGKSGKGFGFDVDNTIGSTPQINTWTSDWIEFYGVHRLGYQLKLAQQRYGDYLIYEKGQRLVKNMAPLFEDAMIEPCLLHGDLWSGNVCSDKNGEPVILDPACYSREPTHVLADGHSEAEFGMSWCAGFGGSFYDAYFEVMPKQPGFEERRDLYMLYHYLNHYNLFGSGYRSSAMSIIDGYLQMLKANV, translated from the exons ATGACCGTGGCGCTATCGGGAACCATTTCTTTCTCCTCCTGCATTCCTTCTTTGTCTCCGCCGGCTCCTCGCTGTCGATTCTTCTACACTGGGCACAAACTGCTGACCG TGGCGTCAATGGGTGCGGATCCAATCCGTGAGTGGATCTTATCTGAAGGCAAGGCGACTCAAATTACTGGCACTCGTTCAATTGGTGGTGGTTGCATCAATCGTGCCACTCG GAGTATTGGGCCAGAGATGTTTGAAGGAGAGGCTTTAGGTCTTAATGCCATGTATGCAACTGGATCAATCCGTGTACCAAAACCATTAAAG GTTGGACAACTACCAACGGGTGGCTCATACATCATCATGGAGTATATCGAGTTTGGTGCATCTAGAGGCAATCAA TCTGTGCTTGGAAGGAAGCTTGCGGAAATGCATAAAGCAGGAAAATCTGGAAAAGGATTTGGTTTTGATGTCGATAATACAATtggcag CACTCCACAGATAAACACATGGACTTCGGACTGGATTGAATTTTATGGGGTACACAGGTTGGGTTACCAGTTGAAGTTGGCTCAACAACGGTATGGTGATTACCTAATTTATGAAAAAG GACAAAGGCTCGTAAAGAACATGGCACCTCTCTTTGAAGATGCTATGATTGAGCCATGCTTGTTACATGGAGACTTATGGAGCGGGAATGTTTGCTCTGACAAAAATGGCGAACCTGTCATACTCGACCCAGCTTGTTACT CTCGCGAACCGACTCACGTCCTTGCAGATGGACATAGCGAGGCTGAATTTGGAATGTCGTGGTGTGCCGGATTTGGAGGATCGTTCTACGATGCCTACTTTGAG GTGATGCCTAAACAACCAGGTTTTGAGGAAAGGAGAGATCTTTACATGCTGTATCATTACTTGAATCATTATAATCTGTTCGGATCTGGTTATCGCTCGTCGGCCATGTCCATTATCGATGGCTACCTGCAGATGCTGAAAGCTAATGTTTGA
- the LOC140972755 gene encoding protein-ribulosamine 3-kinase, chloroplastic isoform X4, with protein sequence MTVALSGTISFSSCIPSLSPPAPRCRFFYTGHKLLTVASMGADPIREWILSEGKATQITGTRSIGGGCINRATRYDSDAGSFFVKTNRSIGPEMFEGEALGLNAMYATGSIRVPKPLKVGQLPTGGSYIIMEYIEFGASRGNQSVLGRKLAEMHKAGKSGKGFGFDVDNTIGSTPQINTWTSDWIEFYGVHRLGYQLKLAQQRYGDYLIYEKGQRLVKNMAPLFEDAMIEPCLLHGDLWSGNVCSDKNGEPVILDPACYSREPTHVLADGHSEAEFGMSWCAGFGGSFYDAYFEGSIR encoded by the exons ATGACCGTGGCGCTATCGGGAACCATTTCTTTCTCCTCCTGCATTCCTTCTTTGTCTCCGCCGGCTCCTCGCTGTCGATTCTTCTACACTGGGCACAAACTGCTGACCG TGGCGTCAATGGGTGCGGATCCAATCCGTGAGTGGATCTTATCTGAAGGCAAGGCGACTCAAATTACTGGCACTCGTTCAATTGGTGGTGGTTGCATCAATCGTGCCACTCGGTATGACTCAGATGCTGGCTCCTTCTTTGTTAAAACTAACAG GAGTATTGGGCCAGAGATGTTTGAAGGAGAGGCTTTAGGTCTTAATGCCATGTATGCAACTGGATCAATCCGTGTACCAAAACCATTAAAG GTTGGACAACTACCAACGGGTGGCTCATACATCATCATGGAGTATATCGAGTTTGGTGCATCTAGAGGCAATCAA TCTGTGCTTGGAAGGAAGCTTGCGGAAATGCATAAAGCAGGAAAATCTGGAAAAGGATTTGGTTTTGATGTCGATAATACAATtggcag CACTCCACAGATAAACACATGGACTTCGGACTGGATTGAATTTTATGGGGTACACAGGTTGGGTTACCAGTTGAAGTTGGCTCAACAACGGTATGGTGATTACCTAATTTATGAAAAAG GACAAAGGCTCGTAAAGAACATGGCACCTCTCTTTGAAGATGCTATGATTGAGCCATGCTTGTTACATGGAGACTTATGGAGCGGGAATGTTTGCTCTGACAAAAATGGCGAACCTGTCATACTCGACCCAGCTTGTTACT CTCGCGAACCGACTCACGTCCTTGCAGATGGACATAGCGAGGCTGAATTTGGAATGTCGTGGTGTGCCGGATTTGGAGGATCGTTCTACGATGCCTACTTTGAG gGATCAATCAGGTGA